The following proteins come from a genomic window of Gimesia chilikensis:
- a CDS encoding acyl-CoA desaturase — MASVILEQPPENQSTVTAQPKKSKKREEREQIISKFHKENLKWSNVDWVILLWMAGIHIGAVAAFFFISWQAVVTCLVLHWATASIGICLGYHRYLSHKSMKLRAPAEFFVLLCGVLSGEGSPLTWAATHRLHHQKSDKHGDPHSPFEGTFWSHLLWLFVYRSKEVNQKFFEHYVPDMKDRKMLQFFEKTYGLWVVGSGFVLFGIGYAMGGMYMAWSMLLWGLCARMAFVYNSTWFVNSATHLWGYRNYETTDQSKNLWWVAIVAYGEGWHNNHHAHPSVAPAGHRKWEFDITWWSIKALRAIGQAYDVNDRIPQKNAEPEIDPEPGKNGIVVAK; from the coding sequence ATGGCGAGTGTCATCTTAGAGCAACCTCCTGAGAATCAATCCACGGTTACAGCTCAGCCGAAGAAATCCAAAAAGCGCGAAGAGCGCGAGCAGATCATTTCCAAGTTCCACAAAGAGAACCTGAAATGGAGCAATGTGGACTGGGTCATTCTGTTGTGGATGGCAGGCATTCACATCGGTGCTGTCGCGGCGTTTTTCTTCATCTCCTGGCAGGCCGTCGTGACCTGTCTGGTACTGCACTGGGCCACAGCCAGTATTGGCATCTGCCTGGGCTACCACCGTTACCTCTCACATAAATCCATGAAGCTGCGTGCTCCTGCTGAGTTCTTCGTGCTGCTCTGTGGCGTGCTGTCGGGTGAAGGTTCACCTCTGACCTGGGCTGCGACTCACCGCTTGCATCACCAGAAATCTGACAAGCACGGTGATCCACACTCTCCGTTTGAGGGAACCTTCTGGTCTCACCTGCTCTGGTTGTTCGTGTATCGCAGCAAGGAAGTCAACCAGAAGTTCTTCGAGCACTATGTGCCCGACATGAAAGATCGCAAGATGCTGCAGTTCTTCGAAAAGACCTACGGACTCTGGGTGGTTGGTTCCGGCTTCGTCCTGTTCGGCATTGGATACGCAATGGGCGGCATGTACATGGCCTGGTCAATGCTGCTCTGGGGCCTGTGTGCCCGGATGGCATTTGTTTACAACTCAACCTGGTTTGTGAACTCCGCGACACACCTGTGGGGTTACCGCAACTATGAAACGACCGATCAGTCCAAGAACCTGTGGTGGGTCGCAATCGTCGCTTACGGCGAAGGCTGGCACAACAATCACCACGCTCATCCTTCTGTAGCACCCGCCGGTCACCGCAAATGGGAATTCGACATTACCTGGTGGTCCATCAAAGCACTGCGGGCCATTGGACAGGCATACGACGTTAACGATCGGATTCCTCAGAAGAATGCCGAGCCGGAAATCGATCCGGAGCCCGGCAAGAACGGCATCGTAGTCGCGAAGTAA
- a CDS encoding amidase: MNLFQTPPQTIADTQQALKAGTLSCRELLEQCFRKIDAEEDVIHAWAYLDRVSAFQQADELDAEIQRGIWRGPLHGIPVGIKDIIDVKGMPTRAGLESRDETPASQDAMVVANLRLEGAIFPGKTETTQLACFDPPPTRNPWNKEHTPGGSSSGSAAAVAAGMCLAAVGTQTGGSIIRPAAYCGVAGLKPTFGMVDRHGVILLSDHLDHVGPIAQTVVDLVIMLDCMTDQATYLPLLVEPVIEPPRIGWLSGFFSARAEPEMQLALTMASDELNAAGAPIRECPLPSEFDSILEEHLSLMQYEMLHQLGKDYEQNREHYGPAISDVLEAGRGVSQERYQACLDYQNTISQIMRRCFVRSEILISPATHGAAPDTTTTGNPGMNAPWSLTGFPTITIPVAVSETGLPLGIQITGHPDKFDDLLKAAQWCENVLRPGYLEQIKQS; the protein is encoded by the coding sequence ATGAATCTGTTCCAGACACCACCTCAAACCATCGCAGACACACAACAGGCCCTCAAGGCAGGCACGCTCTCGTGCCGCGAACTTCTGGAACAATGCTTCCGAAAAATCGATGCGGAAGAAGATGTCATCCACGCCTGGGCTTACCTTGATCGTGTGTCCGCCTTTCAACAGGCCGATGAACTGGACGCGGAAATTCAACGCGGCATCTGGCGGGGTCCGCTGCATGGCATCCCCGTGGGTATCAAGGACATCATCGACGTCAAAGGCATGCCCACCCGGGCCGGGCTGGAATCGCGGGACGAGACGCCCGCCTCCCAGGACGCGATGGTCGTCGCCAACCTGCGTCTGGAAGGAGCGATCTTTCCCGGAAAAACGGAGACGACTCAGCTGGCCTGCTTCGATCCACCACCCACACGAAATCCCTGGAACAAGGAACACACGCCTGGTGGCTCGTCAAGTGGTTCTGCCGCCGCTGTCGCTGCAGGCATGTGCCTGGCTGCAGTGGGCACCCAGACCGGAGGCTCCATCATTCGCCCGGCTGCGTATTGCGGAGTTGCCGGGCTGAAGCCCACATTTGGAATGGTTGACCGACATGGCGTCATCCTGCTCTCGGACCATCTGGATCATGTCGGACCGATTGCCCAAACCGTGGTTGACCTGGTTATCATGCTGGACTGCATGACCGATCAGGCGACATATCTGCCATTACTCGTGGAGCCGGTGATCGAACCACCGCGGATCGGCTGGCTTTCCGGGTTCTTCTCAGCGCGTGCGGAACCCGAAATGCAACTGGCGCTCACAATGGCTTCCGATGAACTGAACGCCGCTGGTGCTCCGATTCGAGAATGTCCACTGCCATCCGAATTTGATTCGATCCTGGAAGAGCACTTGAGCCTGATGCAGTACGAAATGTTGCACCAGTTAGGCAAGGATTACGAACAGAACCGGGAACATTATGGTCCTGCGATCAGCGACGTCCTCGAAGCGGGCAGGGGAGTTTCCCAGGAACGCTATCAGGCCTGCCTGGACTACCAGAATACTATCAGCCAGATCATGCGACGCTGTTTCGTCCGTTCCGAAATCCTGATCTCTCCCGCCACCCATGGAGCAGCTCCCGACACAACAACGACCGGGAATCCTGGTATGAATGCCCCCTGGAGCCTGACCGGCTTTCCGACAATTACCATTCCCGTGGCTGTCAGCGAGACCGGCCTGCCGCTGGGAATCCAGATCACTGGACATCCCGATAAATTTGACGATCTGCTCAAAGCCGCACAGTGGTGCGAAAACGTCTTAAGGCCGGGGTATCTGGAACAGATTAAACAAAGCTGA
- the dnaX gene encoding DNA polymerase III subunit gamma/tau gives MSKQSLQYTVLARRFRPQNFSEVVGQEMVARALQNAIRGDRVAHAYLFTGARGVGKTSMARILAKALNCPNTQDGIPCGECEICQNIATGSDVDVLEIDGASNRGIDDIRSLRANVNVRSMRSKYKIYIIDEVHMLTKEAFNALLKTLEEPPPNVKFIFCTTEPNKLPDTILSRCQRFDFGYIEETSICERLRQIAEAEGVTVADDAIQLVARRAGGSMRDSQSIFDQLLSFGEDKLTAEGVHRILGTASDERLIELLDALMQQKRDVALSLFDAALISGVQLNELVDQLLNYLRDLSVVASGANDVTLLAISENNRESLQRQAEVWGIHTCLAAFQVLNEARNKMFRASHGRALVELALIRMSLLEDLDQLCAFVKSGGAVPAMAAAPRPAVSAAPVSAPAPPPREAPSRPEPAPQPAVDQKKIEKKNENQSVVASNSIESTPPARDLIPLRAGMESLLLSQLIENTGDLLKDSLKGVASIAISGPKQLDLQFSKSYNFAKQYCERPEMLVKLEAALEKLTGERAKIRLIVQEPAEAEEAADENNTLAQKKRVEKRDLAPAGDEFLQEALTVFNAQSVRVDVLKVKTEEKKEES, from the coding sequence ATGTCCAAACAATCACTACAGTACACCGTGCTGGCCCGTCGTTTTCGCCCGCAAAACTTCTCGGAAGTGGTGGGACAGGAAATGGTCGCTCGGGCGCTGCAGAACGCCATCCGGGGAGACCGGGTTGCCCACGCCTACCTGTTTACCGGTGCCCGCGGAGTCGGTAAAACGTCGATGGCCCGAATTTTAGCCAAGGCGTTGAACTGTCCCAACACGCAGGATGGAATCCCCTGTGGCGAGTGCGAAATCTGTCAGAACATCGCGACAGGCAGCGATGTCGACGTACTGGAAATCGACGGTGCGTCGAACCGCGGGATTGATGATATCCGCTCTCTGCGGGCCAATGTTAATGTGCGTTCGATGCGATCCAAATACAAGATCTACATCATCGACGAAGTGCACATGCTGACCAAAGAGGCCTTCAACGCCCTGCTGAAAACGCTGGAAGAGCCGCCTCCGAACGTTAAATTCATCTTCTGTACGACTGAGCCTAACAAGTTACCCGATACGATTCTGTCCCGTTGTCAGCGGTTCGATTTCGGGTATATCGAAGAGACGAGTATCTGTGAGCGACTCAGACAGATCGCGGAAGCAGAAGGGGTCACGGTTGCCGATGATGCCATCCAGCTGGTTGCCCGGCGGGCCGGCGGTTCAATGCGGGACAGCCAGTCCATTTTTGACCAGCTGCTTTCGTTTGGTGAAGATAAACTGACTGCAGAAGGCGTGCACCGTATCCTGGGGACTGCCAGTGATGAACGGTTGATAGAACTGCTGGATGCGTTGATGCAGCAAAAGCGGGATGTGGCGCTCTCACTGTTTGATGCGGCCCTGATTTCAGGCGTGCAGCTGAATGAGCTGGTTGATCAGCTCCTGAATTACCTGCGCGATCTGTCGGTCGTGGCGAGTGGCGCCAATGATGTTACGCTGCTGGCCATCTCGGAAAATAATCGGGAGAGCCTGCAACGACAGGCAGAGGTCTGGGGGATTCATACCTGTCTGGCAGCGTTTCAGGTGTTGAATGAAGCGCGGAATAAAATGTTCCGCGCCAGCCATGGTCGTGCCCTGGTCGAGCTGGCGTTGATCCGGATGTCTCTGCTGGAAGACCTCGACCAGTTGTGTGCGTTTGTAAAATCAGGCGGAGCAGTGCCTGCGATGGCAGCCGCTCCCCGTCCCGCGGTCTCCGCAGCCCCGGTTTCGGCTCCCGCTCCCCCTCCCCGGGAAGCCCCTTCCCGTCCGGAACCGGCTCCTCAACCGGCTGTCGATCAAAAAAAAATTGAAAAAAAAAATGAAAATCAATCGGTTGTAGCGTCAAATTCAATTGAAAGCACACCTCCTGCCCGGGATTTGATTCCACTACGGGCTGGGATGGAAAGTTTACTGTTGTCGCAACTTATTGAAAATACAGGGGATCTGTTGAAAGACTCCCTGAAGGGAGTGGCGTCAATAGCAATTTCTGGGCCGAAACAGCTGGATTTACAATTCTCCAAGAGCTATAATTTCGCAAAACAATACTGCGAACGACCTGAGATGTTGGTCAAACTCGAAGCAGCATTGGAAAAACTGACAGGAGAGCGGGCCAAGATCCGCCTGATTGTTCAGGAGCCAGCAGAGGCTGAAGAGGCCGCAGATGAAAATAACACACTGGCACAAAAAAAACGGGTAGAAAAACGAGATCTGGCACCTGCTGGAGATGAATTTCTGCAAGAGGCTCTGACTGTGTTTAATGCTCAGAGCGTGCGAGTGGATGTCTTAAAAGTCAAAACGGAAGAGAAAAAAGAGGAATCATAG
- a CDS encoding YbaB/EbfC family nucleoid-associated protein translates to MFKGLGNLAGMMKQFSEMQGRMQEMQDKLAKLKFEGAAGGGMVTVEANGQQKILGVTIDPTLMESGDKEMLEDLVTAATNAALDKAREGAAEEMAQITGGLNIPGLDEALSKFNPNS, encoded by the coding sequence ATGTTCAAAGGACTGGGAAATCTGGCCGGCATGATGAAGCAGTTTTCGGAAATGCAGGGACGGATGCAGGAAATGCAGGACAAACTGGCCAAGCTGAAGTTCGAAGGCGCCGCCGGTGGTGGCATGGTGACTGTAGAAGCAAACGGCCAGCAGAAAATTCTGGGTGTCACCATTGATCCGACACTGATGGAGAGCGGTGATAAGGAAATGCTGGAAGATCTGGTTACCGCAGCTACCAATGCCGCTCTCGATAAAGCCCGCGAAGGCGCAGCGGAAGAAATGGCTCAAATCACAGGAGGGCTGAACATCCCCGGTCTCGATGAGGCATTGTCCAAGTTCAATCCCAATTCGTAG
- the recR gene encoding recombination mediator RecR has translation MAFRGRENQSHPYGSSVGQLIDQFATLPGIGRKSAERLAHYVLSIPEAEARQLADAIIAVKQAIHPCKICFNLTEQEVCSICADPRRDKKLVCVVEQPRDVVSLEATSSFQGVYHVLQGRISPLEGVGPDDLTINALVRRVKQDGVQEIIMATNPTLEGDGTALYISNLLEHENVEITRLARGIASGSVLEFANKEMLADALQGRQRF, from the coding sequence ATGGCGTTTCGTGGAAGAGAGAATCAGTCTCATCCTTACGGTTCCAGCGTGGGGCAATTGATTGACCAGTTTGCTACGCTGCCCGGAATCGGTCGCAAGTCGGCGGAACGTCTGGCGCACTATGTCCTCTCGATTCCCGAGGCCGAAGCGCGTCAACTGGCAGATGCCATCATTGCTGTGAAACAGGCGATTCATCCCTGCAAGATCTGCTTTAACCTGACCGAACAGGAAGTCTGCAGCATCTGTGCTGATCCACGACGGGATAAAAAACTGGTCTGTGTTGTCGAACAGCCCCGGGATGTGGTTTCACTGGAAGCCACCAGTTCGTTTCAAGGTGTGTATCATGTGTTGCAGGGACGAATTTCTCCCCTGGAAGGAGTCGGCCCCGATGATCTGACGATCAACGCCCTGGTGCGCCGGGTCAAGCAGGATGGCGTACAGGAAATTATTATGGCTACCAACCCGACCCTGGAAGGGGACGGGACTGCGCTCTACATTTCGAATCTGCTCGAACACGAAAATGTGGAAATTACCAGGCTGGCGCGCGGAATAGCTTCCGGCAGCGTCCTGGAATTTGCGAATAAAGAGATGTTGGCGGATGCCTTGCAGGGACGACAAAGGTTCTAG
- the rpoN gene encoding RNA polymerase factor sigma-54 produces the protein MHLNISQQMKLGQQMKLAPRMIQSMEILQLPLQALEERIDQELAENVCLERVSDTEGTTDTETELMRSQADDDANSYKLDEKEMVAGNETNNESDFERLLEMAEQWPEDNVTSATKPSSNRISEDIERNNDAVANISERQQTINEYLLEQFHYFSCSHEIKEFGEYLIQNLDHNGRLQSSLPEIVQVYGKSISQEEAETALHLIQKCDPPGVGARDLKECLLLQLKPDAPYRDVLVTLITSHLEDLGQNRLPVIQRKTGYSIDTIKNAMSYLRYLDPFPGRGFESEPVLKVTPDVFVKKDENGKYVVELENEYTPPLRISRHYAQLLRNKNDDQTKDYIKKKIDAAKWLIEAIEQRHSTLKRVAQAIVDFQTDFLDNGPEYIVPLKMQQIADVVGVHVTTVSRAVDDKWIQTPRGLYPLKRFFGGGTKTSDGEDVAWGIIRLKMKEIIDGEDKSKPLSDDALVDALAKEGYNLARRTVTKYRKAMNIPSSRQRREY, from the coding sequence ATGCATCTGAATATTTCACAACAAATGAAACTGGGCCAGCAGATGAAGCTGGCTCCCCGGATGATCCAGTCCATGGAGATTCTGCAGCTCCCATTACAGGCGCTGGAGGAACGCATTGACCAGGAACTGGCAGAGAATGTCTGCCTGGAACGCGTCAGCGATACTGAAGGGACAACGGATACCGAAACGGAACTGATGCGGAGTCAGGCTGACGACGATGCCAACAGTTACAAGCTCGACGAAAAAGAGATGGTCGCCGGCAACGAAACCAACAACGAGTCCGATTTCGAACGGCTGCTCGAGATGGCAGAACAGTGGCCGGAAGATAATGTGACTTCCGCGACCAAGCCTTCGTCAAACCGAATCAGCGAAGACATCGAACGTAACAACGATGCGGTCGCCAATATTTCAGAACGCCAGCAGACCATCAATGAATACCTGCTGGAACAGTTTCATTACTTTTCCTGCTCTCACGAGATCAAGGAATTCGGCGAATATCTGATTCAGAACCTCGATCATAATGGTCGGCTGCAGAGTTCCCTGCCCGAGATCGTGCAGGTCTATGGAAAATCAATCTCGCAGGAAGAGGCCGAAACCGCCCTGCACCTCATTCAGAAATGCGATCCTCCCGGCGTGGGGGCGCGGGATCTGAAAGAGTGTCTGCTCCTGCAACTCAAGCCGGACGCTCCCTATCGCGACGTGCTGGTCACCCTGATCACATCACACCTGGAAGATCTGGGACAAAATCGGTTACCCGTCATTCAACGAAAGACCGGCTACTCGATCGATACCATCAAAAATGCGATGTCCTATCTGCGTTATCTGGATCCATTCCCGGGACGTGGATTTGAATCGGAGCCGGTGTTGAAAGTGACGCCGGATGTCTTTGTCAAAAAAGACGAAAACGGCAAGTACGTGGTCGAACTTGAGAATGAGTACACACCACCACTGCGGATCAGCCGACATTACGCACAACTGCTCCGCAATAAAAATGACGATCAGACCAAAGACTACATCAAGAAGAAGATCGATGCCGCCAAATGGTTGATTGAAGCCATCGAGCAGCGGCACAGCACTTTGAAACGCGTGGCGCAGGCGATTGTCGACTTTCAGACCGACTTCCTCGATAACGGTCCGGAATACATCGTCCCCCTCAAAATGCAGCAGATCGCAGATGTGGTTGGCGTGCACGTTACGACGGTCTCGCGTGCCGTCGATGATAAATGGATCCAGACTCCGCGTGGTTTGTATCCTCTCAAGCGTTTCTTTGGCGGCGGTACCAAGACCTCCGACGGGGAAGACGTGGCCTGGGGCATTATCCGTCTCAAGATGAAAGAGATCATCGATGGGGAAGATAAAAGCAAACCGCTCAGTGATGACGCACTGGTCGATGCCCTGGCGAAGGAAGGTTACAACCTCGCACGACGAACCGTAACCAAATATCGCAAAGCGATGAATATCCCCTCATCCCGACAACGGCGTGAGTATTAA
- a CDS encoding thiamine-phosphate kinase produces the protein MAAAFHEFELIEWIQTRCPAPPHDLRSIGDDTAIVQPQAGRELLLATDMLMEGTHFTFPPATPELAGRKALAVNLSDIAAMAGEPHSALVSLALPRSRGAEFAKSVMQGLIDLAREFHVEVIGGDTNTWDGPLVINVAVMGMAPSLQSITRSNARDGDWIFVTGALGGSLASHHLTFTPRIREATLLRQMVSLHAMIDISDGLASDLQHITTESGVGAVIRSEQLPINACLSTELTEAERLQKALSDGEDFELLFTVSPEEGQKLLEQNPLSIPLTHLGEINSGQGAFLEQTDGSRVSLERSGWQHQL, from the coding sequence ATGGCTGCCGCTTTCCACGAATTTGAACTGATCGAATGGATCCAGACCCGTTGCCCGGCTCCTCCGCATGACCTGCGGAGCATCGGCGATGATACTGCCATTGTGCAACCGCAGGCGGGCAGGGAGCTGTTGCTGGCAACCGATATGTTGATGGAAGGGACGCATTTCACGTTTCCTCCTGCGACTCCTGAACTCGCAGGCCGCAAGGCGCTGGCAGTGAATCTCAGTGACATCGCCGCGATGGCGGGAGAACCGCATTCCGCCCTGGTGAGTCTGGCGTTACCCCGTTCACGGGGGGCTGAATTTGCCAAGTCTGTCATGCAGGGCCTGATTGACCTCGCCAGAGAATTTCACGTTGAGGTCATCGGCGGTGACACGAACACCTGGGACGGTCCGCTGGTGATCAATGTCGCGGTCATGGGAATGGCTCCGAGCCTGCAGTCAATTACACGTTCCAATGCCCGTGACGGGGACTGGATCTTCGTTACCGGCGCTCTGGGAGGCAGCCTGGCGTCACATCACCTGACCTTTACGCCACGCATCAGGGAAGCAACACTCCTCAGGCAAATGGTCTCCCTGCACGCGATGATCGACATCAGCGATGGATTGGCTTCCGATCTACAGCATATAACAACTGAATCAGGCGTGGGCGCCGTGATCCGCTCAGAGCAGCTTCCCATCAACGCCTGCCTTTCTACAGAACTGACTGAAGCAGAGCGTCTGCAGAAGGCACTTTCCGACGGCGAAGACTTCGAATTGCTCTTCACCGTCTCACCTGAAGAGGGACAAAAACTGCTTGAGCAAAACCCACTCTCAATCCCACTTACGCACCTGGGTGAAATCAACTCAGGGCAGGGGGCGTTCCTGGAACAGACCGATGGTTCCCGCGTTTCACTGGAACGAAGTGGCTGGCAGCATCAACTCTGA
- a CDS encoding trypsin-like peptidase domain-containing protein yields MVNIHSEKTARTDDSLFGSGKSRKVNGMGTGIVVDPRGYIVTNHHVIDGVDALRVTMIDGSTYNARIVSSNQSEDLAIIKINPNKKLTVMPPGTSSDLMLGETVIAVGNAFGYEHTVTSGIISSLSRDVEVNEKQSYKNLIQTDASINPGNSGGPLLNLDGEVVGINVAIRAGAQRIGFAIPIDDARQIIADLISSELIDHTYHGIHAKDIKQGDKQMLVLKVPAKDSPAEKSGLLKDDIIMKAGSVNIVDRADLERAFMGHKPGDTIDLLIRRQDKTQTVQITLADAGAVARTTPVSAPVVRAQNNEIAMDPTAEKTWEVLGIKLAKIPDSQKHLLSPRYEGGMLIEDVRPHSPAAMNGMRRGDILVGLHIWETVNLSNVSYVLSNSKLSSFNPLKFYILRQNETLYGHLPLNLAGNP; encoded by the coding sequence GTGGTCAACATCCACAGCGAAAAGACAGCACGTACCGACGATTCCCTCTTTGGTTCCGGTAAGAGTCGCAAAGTTAATGGCATGGGAACCGGCATTGTTGTCGATCCCCGTGGATACATTGTCACCAATCACCATGTCATCGACGGCGTTGACGCGCTGCGTGTGACCATGATTGACGGCAGCACCTACAACGCCCGGATCGTCTCTTCCAACCAGAGCGAAGACCTGGCAATTATCAAAATCAACCCGAACAAAAAACTGACCGTCATGCCGCCCGGTACGTCCTCGGACCTGATGCTGGGTGAAACCGTGATTGCTGTCGGTAATGCCTTCGGTTATGAACATACAGTGACTTCCGGTATTATCAGCTCCCTCTCACGGGACGTGGAAGTCAACGAAAAACAGTCTTACAAGAACCTGATCCAGACCGATGCCAGCATCAATCCGGGAAACAGCGGCGGGCCACTGCTCAACCTGGACGGAGAAGTCGTCGGTATTAACGTCGCCATTCGTGCTGGTGCTCAGCGTATCGGCTTTGCGATTCCCATCGACGATGCCCGTCAGATCATCGCTGACCTGATCAGCAGCGAACTGATCGATCACACCTACCACGGAATCCATGCGAAAGACATCAAGCAGGGTGACAAGCAAATGCTGGTTTTGAAAGTACCGGCAAAAGACAGCCCAGCTGAAAAATCAGGGCTTCTGAAAGACGACATCATCATGAAAGCCGGTTCGGTCAACATCGTCGACCGGGCTGACCTCGAGCGTGCTTTCATGGGACATAAACCGGGCGATACAATCGACCTGCTGATTCGTCGTCAGGACAAAACCCAGACGGTGCAGATCACACTGGCAGATGCTGGTGCGGTTGCCCGGACGACTCCCGTCAGTGCTCCGGTTGTACGTGCTCAAAACAACGAAATTGCCATGGACCCGACTGCCGAGAAGACCTGGGAAGTCCTGGGAATTAAACTGGCAAAGATCCCTGACTCTCAGAAGCACCTGCTGAGCCCTCGCTATGAGGGAGGCATGCTGATCGAAGACGTGCGTCCTCACAGCCCTGCCGCCATGAACGGTATGCGTCGGGGTGATATCCTCGTCGGGCTGCACATCTGGGAAACTGTGAACCTCAGCAACGTGTCCTACGTTCTGAGCAATTCCAAGCTTTCCAGTTTCAATCCGCTGAAGTTCTACATTCTGCGACAGAACGAAACGCTCTACGGACACCTGCCACTGAATCTGGCCGGAAACCCGTAA
- a CDS encoding tetratricopeptide repeat protein, with product MSTSLKFSPRPGLLLGYLFLCCLPAASAENQKLAPHTRIVTSREADLKTADGIKQKLNPGEVVLITEKNQEWLWVPLLGGWVRESDVRIPGDLISYLDKAIQEKPTVERYQLRAIARQELKHYEAAIADIDAAIKLKPDNAHLYINRAGIQRLQQQSRAALDDLNHAIKLAPHSAHAYQLRGMLYLEDHQPKFAIADFNRALKRNPKAVDSLNARGIAYLEQGKPDLALQDFDEAIKLNNFVSQVFGNRADVWEEKQQYAAAIKDYQRAIELNPLSPIIHNDLAWLYATCQDPEFRNPKAAVLHAKQACELTESQDANLLDTLATAYQANDQLELAIKTLESAIQKAAPDGKSEMQEKLSKYRKMQDLAQDQQD from the coding sequence ATGTCCACCTCTCTAAAGTTTAGCCCCCGACCAGGCCTCCTGCTGGGATACCTGTTTTTATGCTGCCTGCCTGCTGCCAGCGCGGAAAATCAGAAACTCGCTCCGCACACTCGGATTGTGACATCCAGGGAAGCCGATCTGAAAACCGCAGACGGCATCAAACAGAAACTCAACCCCGGAGAAGTGGTGCTCATCACGGAAAAGAACCAGGAGTGGCTCTGGGTGCCTCTGTTGGGAGGCTGGGTGCGGGAGAGTGATGTCAGAATCCCGGGCGATCTCATTTCATATCTGGACAAGGCAATTCAAGAGAAACCAACCGTGGAGCGGTACCAGCTCCGAGCTATTGCCCGCCAGGAGCTGAAACACTACGAAGCGGCAATAGCTGACATTGATGCAGCAATCAAACTGAAACCGGACAACGCTCATCTGTATATTAACCGGGCCGGAATTCAACGTTTACAACAGCAGAGTCGTGCGGCCCTGGACGATCTGAATCACGCGATCAAACTGGCCCCGCACAGCGCACACGCCTATCAACTGCGGGGCATGCTTTACCTGGAAGACCATCAGCCAAAATTCGCAATCGCTGATTTCAATCGAGCTCTGAAACGGAATCCCAAAGCAGTGGACTCACTCAATGCCCGCGGCATCGCGTATCTGGAGCAGGGGAAACCCGATCTGGCGCTGCAAGACTTCGATGAAGCAATCAAGCTCAACAACTTCGTATCGCAAGTATTTGGAAATCGAGCCGACGTCTGGGAAGAGAAACAACAATATGCAGCCGCGATAAAAGATTATCAGCGGGCGATTGAACTCAATCCACTCTCACCGATCATACACAATGATCTGGCCTGGCTTTACGCAACCTGCCAGGACCCGGAATTTCGAAACCCCAAGGCAGCGGTGCTGCATGCGAAACAGGCCTGTGAACTGACCGAGTCACAGGATGCCAATCTGCTCGACACTTTAGCGACTGCTTATCAGGCGAATGACCAGCTCGAACTGGCCATAAAAACACTGGAATCCGCCATCCAGAAAGCTGCTCCCGACGGTAAATCTGAAATGCAGGAGAAGCTGTCAAAATACAGAAAAATGCAGGATCTCGCTCAAGATCAACAGGATTAA